From a single Nothobranchius furzeri strain GRZ-AD chromosome 9, NfurGRZ-RIMD1, whole genome shotgun sequence genomic region:
- the LOC129160752 gene encoding uncharacterized protein yields MAASNKSSVSNTRSNVTSASSVSAARARAKAEAAKVRASYASQEAKLKLEKAAREAERLTREAQNQLEATRIDTELEVLTLNREADAAVAEAQVLEDVAEMHGNVENVKSESEERLRLQRISDYVHSQDHNQSPFEPVSVQPESQNSFRTWLPPASLAEFQYSKSKPNPEMGDGTHPPSKNLSKLTRAESKTEIERTDPRTYTGAESQTPRKILPVNVSQPPDPLAQYMARRDLVASGLYQFDDKPENYRAWRSSFINAVAEVQLTETQELDLMTKWLGKESGQQIRCIRSVYVNNASLSLHKAWERLNDCYGAPEIIEQSLFQRLDSFPKITAKDHVRLRELGDLLTEIQGAKEDGFLTGLTYLDTSRGIGPIVDKLPYGLQEKWVSSGSGFKEENNGRFPPFSYFCDFVCHEAKKRNDPSFIRQGNDANSTKPERLPVKSFNTTKSITVHKTDVSTFNNDPSQNCPLHNKPHPLKKCRTFRNKPIEDRKAFLKQKGVCFKCCSSTSHVAKDCNSSVKCLVCESIHHDTAMHPGSQPQFTKAPPPPQENGGEREDHSGVADVTTSCTEVCGPGQWGRSCSKICLAKVYPKRSKQKAIKAYVILDDQSNRSLARPEFFELFGVENKPLLYHLRTCSGIIETYGRKAEGFQIESLDGKVLIPLPALLECSEIPTPGAALHQPHLHHIAKYIPDMDPEAEILLLLV; encoded by the coding sequence ATGGCAGCCAGCAACAAGTCATCGGTATCAAATACCAGGAGCAACGTGACATCAGCATCATCAGTGAGTGCAGCCCGTGCCAGAGCTAAAGCAGAAGCTGCTAAGGTACGAGCATCGTATGCTAGTCAGGAGGCTAAATTAAAGCTGGAAAAGGCTGCTAGAGAAGCAGAACGGCTAACTAGAGAAGCTCAAAATCAGTTGGAAGCCACTAGAATTGATACAGAGCTGGAAGTGCTGACATTAAATCGTGAAGCAGACGCAGCTGTCGCTGAAGCACAAGTGTTGGAAGATGTAGCAGAAATGCATGGAAATGTGGAAAATGTGAAATCCGAGTCAGAAGAGAGGCTTAGATTGCAACGCATCAGTGACTATGTTCACTCTCAAGATCACAACCAGTCTCCCTTTGAACCGGTATCTGTCCAACCTGAATCGCAAAACAGTTTCAGAACATGGCTTCCACCTGCAAGCTTAGCAGAATTCCAGTATAGCAAGAGCAAGCCTAATCCTGAAATGGGTGATGGGACACATCCACCTTCAAAAAACCTGTCTAAACTGACCAGAGCTGAGTCAAAGACTGAAATCGAAAGGACAGACCCTCGCACATATACAGGTGCTGAGTCCCAAACACCCAGGAAAATTCTTCCAGTGAACGTGTCACAACCACCAGACCCGCTGGCACAGTATATGGCGCGACGTGATCTTGTTGCCTCAGGACTGTACCAATTTGACGATAAGCCAGAGAATTATCGTGCATGGCGGTCCTCATTCATTAATGCTGTGGCTGAAGTTCAACTTACAGAAACACAAGAATTAGACCTCATGACCAAATGGTTAGGGAAAGAGTCTGGCCAACAAATAAGGTGCATACGTTCAGTGTACGTGAACAATGCAAGTTTGTCTCTCCACAAGGCATGGGAGAGGTTGAATGACTGCTATGGTGCCCCTGAGATAATTGAGCAGTCATTGTTCCAGAGACTCGACAGTTTTCCTAAAATTACGGCCAAGGATCACGTCAGATTACGTGAACTTGGAGATTTGCTCACGGAGATACAAGGCGCCAAGGAGGATGGATTTCTCACCGGGCTGACGTATCTAGACACCTCAAGAGGTATTGGACCCATAGTAGACAAGCTTCCATATGGGCTCCAAGAGAAGTGGGTGTCATCTGGGTCGGGTTTCAAAGAGGAGAACAACGGTCGCTTCCCTCCATTTAGTTACTTTTGTGACTTTGTGTGTCATGAGGCAAAGAAACGAAATGACCCTAGCTTTATTCGGCAAGGCAACGATGCAAACTCCACGAAACCCGAAAGATTACCAGTAAAGAGCTTTAACACCACCAAGTCTATCACAGTCCACAAAACAGATGTTTCTACATTCAACAATGACCCTAGTCAGAACTGCCCGTTGCACAACAAACCTCATCCGCTTAAAAAATGTAGGACATTTAGAAACAAGCCCATTGAGGATAGGAAGGCCTTTCTAAAACAGAAAGGAGTATGCTTCAAGTGTTGTTCTTCAACTTCACATGTTGCTAAAGACTGCAACTCTTCCGTGAAATGCTTAGTTTGTGAAAGTATCCATCATGATACAGCCATGCACCCTGGCTCACAACCTCAATTTACTAAAGCTCCTCCACCGCCACAAGAGAACGGCGGGGAGAGAGAAGATCATTCTGGTGTGGCCGATGTTACAACCAGCTGTACAGAGGTTTGTGGCCCTGGCCAGTGGGGTCGTTCTTGTTCTAAGATCTGCCTTGCAAAGGTCTACCCCAAACGTTCAAAACAGAAAGCAATTAAAGCTTATGTAATCCTGGATGACCAGAGCAATCGCTCTTTAGCCAGGCCAGAGTTCTTTGAGCTGTTTGGTGTTGAGAACAAACCACTCTTATACCATCTCAGAACATGCTCCGGCATCATCGAAACTTACGGCAGGAAGGCAGAAGGGTTCCAGATAGAGTCATTGGATGGCAAAGTTCTCATACCTCTTCCAGCACTCCTCGAGTGTTCTGAAATCCCAACACCAGGTGCAGCTTTGCATCAGCCACATCTCCACCATATAGCCAAGTACATTCCCGATATGGACCCAGAAGCAGAGATACTCCTGCTCCTCGTATGA
- the LOC107396657 gene encoding uncharacterized protein, translated as MHVKETQPSFSKPNKTPERLLGHTVFNQTEHDNKPAPSIEDILFLEIMDRNVYRDDTGSWVAPLPFKEPRRRLPNNKEHAVKRFESLQCQFRRKPEMQKQYVAFMERIIANGHAEVAPPLREDEECWFLPSFGVYHPQKPNQIRVVFDSSAQYCGVSLDDVLLTGPDLNNSLLGVLLRFRKERVAILADIQQMFHCFLVHGNHRNFLRFLWHEDNDPKKAVIDYRMKVHVFGNSPSPAVAIYGLRRAIAEGAEKYGTDTVKFVERHFYVDDGLVSLPSEVEAINLLQRTQASLAESNLRLHKFVSNGPAVTGAFPPEDCVPLIKDLDLSGETPPMQRSLGLLWEIGLDTFTFSASTIIKPFTRRGVLSTVNSVFDPMGMLAPVTIEGRALLRELTSELNDWDIPLPEDKLKKWETWRDSLQVLKELHVPRAYASASLTKAVHTELCVFSDASNMAIGAIAYLRASQEDGKVEVGFVMGKAKLAPQSEPTIPRLELCAAVLAVEMADLIREELDLKLDAVRFYTDSKVVLGYIYNTTKRFYTYVHNRVQRIRQSSRPEQWHYVRTDENPADHASRSLPASHLAQSSWFTGPSFLHQLSAETAQTGEKFELIDPGNDSEIRPQVHTYTTQLEEPVLNPDRFHRFSTFTSLLRAVAFLIHMARSHKQSNQNNRCTGWHMCHLPRNVDEIAQAKCVILQAA; from the coding sequence ATGCATGTCAAAGAAACACAACCAAGCTTCAGCAAGCCCAACAAAACACCAGAGAGGTTGCTAGGGCACACAGTGTTTAACCAAACTGAACATGATAACAAACCTGCCCCATCAATAGAAGATATTCTCTTCCTAGAGATCATGGACAGAAATGTCTACAGAGATGACACCGGCAGTTGGGTGGCTCCATTGCCATTCAAGGAGCCACGGCGACGTTTGCCGAATAATAAAGAACATGCGGTTAAGAGGTTTGAATCCTTGCAATGCCAATTCAGGAGGAAACCTGAGATGCAGAAACAATATGTGGCATTCATGGAGAGGATCATTGCCAATGGTCATGCAGAGGTGGCACCACCTTTGAGGGAAGATGAAGAGTGCTGGTTTCTTCCATCATTTGGGGTATACCACCCACAAAAGCCCAACCAAATCAGGGTGGTTTTCGATTCCAGCGCTCAGTACTGTGGGGTCTCACTAGACGATGTGCTTCTGACTGGACCCGACCTCAACAATTCTCTCTTGGGTGTCCTTCTACGCTTCCGAAAAGAGAGAGTAGCAATCCTCGCTGACATTCAACAAATGTTTCACTGTTTTCTGGTTCATGGAAATCACCGCAACTTCCTCCGGTTTTTGTGGCATGAGGACAACGACCCCAAAAAGGCAGTTATCGACTACCGAATGAAGGTCCACGTTTTCGGCAACTCACCATCCCCAGCTGTGGCTATCTATGGTCTGCGAAGAGCCATTGCCGAAGGTGCAGAGAAGTATGGTACTGACACGGTGAAGTTTGTGGAAAGGCACTTTTATGTTGATGATGGCTTGGTGTCTCtcccatctgaagtggaagctatCAACCTTCTCCAACGAACTCAGGCTTCACTTGCTGAATCAAACCTGCGCTTGCACAAGTTTGTGTCAAACGGTCCAGCAGTCACTGGAGCTTTCCCACCAGAAGATTGTGTCCCACTCATCAAAGATCTGGATTTGAGTGGCGAGACACCACCTATGCAGCGCAGCTTGGGCTTGCTGTGGGAGATTGGATTAGATACATTCACATTCTCTGCATCAACTATTATCAAACCTTTCACCCGACGTGGTGTCCTCTCCACTGTCAACAGTGTTTTTGATCCTATGGGTATGTTGGCACCTGTCACAATCGAGGGACGAGCCCTTCTTAGGGAACTTACTTCGGAGTTGAACGACTGGGATATACCTCTCCCAGAAGACAAGCTGAAGAAATGGGAAACCTGGAGAGATTCTCTTCAAGTCCTAAAGGAGCTTCATGTGCCACGTGCATATGCATCAGCCTCACTCACCAAAGCTGTGCACACAGAGTTGTGTGTATTCTCGGATGCCTCGAACATGGCCATTGGGGCCATCGCCTACTTGAGAGCCAGTCAGGAGGATGGCAAAGTGGAGGTAGGATTTGTTATGGGCAAAGCCAAATTAGCACCCCAGTCTGAACCCACCATCCCGAGACTCGAACTCTGCGCTGCTGTCCTTGCAGTAGAAATGGCGGATCTTATCCGAGAGGAGCTGGATCTGAAATTGGATGCTGTCAGGTTCTACACGGACAGTAAGGTTGTGCTGGGGTACATTTATAATACAACAAAACGCTTCTACACGTATGTCCACAACAGAGTTCAACGTATCCGGCAGTCTTCCAGACCAGAACAATGGCATTATGTACGCACGGACGAAAACCCTGCAGACCATGCATCCAGATCTTTACCTGCATCCCATCTTGCACAAAGTTCGTGGTTCACTGGACCTTCATTCCTGCATCAGTTATCTGCAGAAACAGCACAAACTGGTGAGAAGTTTGAGCTCATTGACCCAGGCAATGACTCAGAGATTCGACCACAGGTACACACCTACACTACTCAGCTGGAGGAACCTGTACTTAACCCTGACCGTTTTCATCGTTTCTCAACCTTTACATCTCTATTGCGAGCAGTGGCATTTCTAATCCATATGGCAAGATCTCACAAACAGTCAAACCAGAACAACAGGTGTACAGGATGGCATATGTGTCACTTACCTCGTAATGTGGATGAAATAGCTCAAGCAAAATGTGTCATTTTGCAAGCAGCATAA